A DNA window from Helianthus annuus cultivar XRQ/B chromosome 15, HanXRQr2.0-SUNRISE, whole genome shotgun sequence contains the following coding sequences:
- the LOC110913598 gene encoding uncharacterized protein LOC110913598, with protein sequence MMDYYNTPAQLSPSVFYDTAHEQQLEASRANKKNLLKKMKANVKKYLKMVKDVQEMNNVVSEAKTKCFWDSEVMKAYKEWDQTLQNNPICVPPDPVQEHETAASPVHQEPETPACEVHHEVTTHEEGREDEEAQKVISTVLVQMASEGILQPDDGGVTDTLIANIQTVEPGLDSEDKARLEPVDFPLTGFCNEVVFPSGQIAFPVTLSDGKHSRTVTVNFMVMPATSRHDVLLGRRSQREFSMITSIPHAACGFPTETGVAILYSIKEVMSVDDEPPAKVVKS encoded by the exons ATGATGGATTATTACAACACTCCTGCTCAACTTTCACCATCGGTATTCTACGACACAGCCCACGAACAACAACTAGAGGCTTCGAGAGCAAACAAAAAG AATCTGTTGAAAAAGATGAAAGCAAATGTCAAAAAATACCTTAAAATGGTTAAAGATGTTCAAGAGATGAACAACGTAGTGTCAGAAGCAAAAACTAAGTGTTTTTGGGATTCGGAGGTTATGAAGGCTTATAAGGAGTGGGATCAGACGCTTCAGAATAATCCCATTTGTGTGCCACCTGATCCGGTTCAAGAGCATGAAACTGCAGCCTCTCCTGTTCATCAAGAACCTGAAACCCCAGCTTGTGAAGTTCATCATGAAGTTACTACACACGAAGAAGGTAGAGAGGATGAAGAAGCTCAAAAAGTAATATCAACAGTTTTGGTACAAATGGCATCAGAAG GTATACTGCAACCAGATGATGGAGGAGTCACAGACACCCTTATCGCAAACATTCAAACTGTGGAACCGGGT CTCGATTCAGAAGATAAAGCACGTTTAGAACCGGTCGATTTTCCCCTCACCGGATTCTGTAATGAAGTTGTATTCCCATCAGGGCAAATCGCTTTCCCGGTGACTTTATCAGATGGCAAACATTCACGAACAGTTACAGTCAATTTCATGGTCATGCCAGCAACATCACGTCATGATGTTTTGCTCGGAAGAAGGTCACAAAGAGAATTCAGCATGATCACTTCCATTCCACATGCTGCTTGTGGATTTCCGACAGAAACCGGAGTTGCAATTCTCTATTCAATCAAAGAAGTCATGTCTGTGGACGATGAACCACCAGCAAAGGTAGTCAAATCTTAG
- the LOC110913599 gene encoding uncharacterized protein LOC110913599 — translation MTGVPRDIAQHCLNIKPSVEPVAQGRRSFSEEKAKAMDEQVTELLNAGILREVKYHTWVANPVMVQKHSGGWRMCVDFKDLNKACPKDCYALPEIDKKVDSLASFRWKCFLDCYKGYHQVQMKKEDEDKTAFRTDKGIYCYTKMPFGLRNAGATYQRLMDTVFGEDIGKTVEVYMDDLVIMSHEEETMLSNIQRTFDSLLSVNLKLNPTKCSFGMEEGNFLGFIVTRDGFKVNPEKVQAIQLIPSPATVKEMQRLAGRLAALNRFLANHAAKSYPFISTLRNCGKKTPFQWTPEAEAAFKQMKECLIQLPTLTAPKEKEPLILYLSATEVAVGAVLMVERENIQTPIYYISKMLTGPETRYSMIEKLVLALIHASRRLHRYFSGHVITVLTNYHLGQILSKPDVAGRLAKWAIELGGYNIFYRPRPAIKGQVLADFATEVPIDKIQECEAIQNPTPVFDDRVWTLHTDGASNDDGAGAGLRLVSPDNHELTYAIRLDFQSTNNEAEYEAFLAGLRLALKMGARNLEANVDSKLVAEQVNGRYDAKGEAMALYLEQARMLISQFQTFKVNHINRSENKHADALSKLAATSFKHLAKEVRIEVLSNPSIHLKQVSVIEMGDQSWMSPIILYLQHGKLPEGKGRSSKNTTQSNKLRDGGWRPLSKIIHGPITTLFGLPLRIISDNGTNFAAEDLQKWFKEMKIEHNFTSVAHPQANGQVESVNKQIVDGIKARLGTARRGWVDELPSILWAHRTMPKTSTGETPFSLVYGSEAVIPAEIGLPSPRMLAMEKQNNEQERRMDLDLLEERRENAAITEARYKSKLEKYYNARVRVCTFGPGDFFLRDNEASNAEKPDKLAPRWEGPYVINKVLGKGAYTLKRIDGTLVPRTWNAQQLRRCYI, via the exons ATGACTGGAGTTCCACGCGACATCGCACAGCATTGTCTAAACATCAAACCATCAGTAGAACCTGTTGCTCAGGGGAGGCGCAGCTTCAGTGAAGAAAAAGCAAAAGCGATGGACGAGCAAGTGACAGAGTTACTCAATGCGGGAATCTTGCGCGAAGTAaaataccatacatgggttgcCAACCCAGTGATGGTACAAAAACATAGCGGCGGgtggagaatgtgtgtcgacttCAAGGACCTAAACAAAGCATGCCCCAAAGATTGCTACGCGCTCCCAGAGATAGACAAAAAAGTCGACTCTCTAGCATCATTCAGATGGAAATGCTTTCTCGACTGTTATAAGGGTTATCACCAGGTCCAGATGAAAAAAGAAGACGAAGACAAAACCGCGTTCCGCACAGATAAAGGCATCTACTGCTACACGAAAATGCCGTTTGGCTTGCGCAACGCAGGCGCAACTTACCAACGCCTAATGGACACAGTCTTTGGCGAGGATATTGGCAAAACTGTcgaagtatacatggatgacctcgtcatcatgagccaTGAAGAGGAGACGATGCTCAGCAATATCCAGCGCACGTTCGATTCCTTACTTAGCGTGAACTTAAAACTTAACCCGACAAAATGCTCCTTCGGCATGGAAGAAGGAAATTTTTTGGGTTTCATAGTTACAAGAGACGGCTTTAAGGTTAATCCAGAAAAAGTGCAGGCCATCCAGCTAATACCATCACCTGCAACAGTCAAAGAAATGCAAAGGCTCGCCGGACGAttagcagctctgaacagattCTTGGCCAATCATGCGGCAAAATCTTATCCATTTATCAGTACGCTGCGAAACTGCGGAAAGAAAACTCCTTTTCAATGGACGCCTGAAGCagaagcagcattcaagcaaATGAAAGAATGTTTAATTCAGCTGCCAACACTGACCgcgccaaaagaaaaagaaccgTTAATCTTATATCTGTCAGCCACGGAAGTAGCAGTAGGCGCAGTATTAATGGTAGAACGGGAAAATATCCAGACTCCAATctactatatcagcaaaatgctcactGGCCCCGAAACTCGTTACTCAATGATAGAAAAATTGGTTCTAGCGCTAATACACGCATCCAGACGCTTGCACAGGTATTTCTCAGGCCATGTCATCACAGTTCTCACAAATTATCATTTAGGGCAAATCTTGTCAAAACCTGATGTGGCAGGAAGATTAGCTAAATGGGCCATTGAGCTGGGAGGCTACAACATTTTTTACAGACCAAGACCAGCAATCAAAGGGCAAGTTCTAGCAGACTTCGCCACTGAAGTTCCCATCGATAAAATACAAGAATGTGAGGCAATCCAGAACCCGACACCTGTTTTTGATGACAGAGTCTGGACCTTACACACAGATGGTGCTTCCAATGATGATGGAGCAGGAGCAGGCCTCCGATTAGTCAGTCCGGATAATCACGAACTTACATATGCCATACGCTTAGATTTCCAAAGTACCAACAATGAAGCAGAATACGAAGCATTTTTAGCAGGCCTCCGTCTAGCACTCAAAATGGGGGCAAGAAACCTTGAAGCCAACGTTGACTCAAAGCTAGTAGCCGAACAAGTTAACGGTCGTTATGATGCGAAAGGGGAAGCTATGGCGTTGTACCTTGAACAAGCGCGGATGTTAATCAGCCAATTTCAAACATTCAAAGTTaatcacataaacagaagcgagaacaagcACGCTGACGCGCTAAGCAAGTTAGCTGCTACCAGCTTTAAACACTTAGCAAAGGAGGTACGCATAGAGGTATTATCCAACCCTTCCATTCATCTCAAGCAAGTAAGCGTCATAGAAATGGGAGATCAATCCTGGATGTCTCCAATCATCTTGTACCTTCAACACGGAAAACTTCCGGAAGGGAAAGGCAGAAGCTCGAAAAATACAACACAAAGCAATAAATTACGAGATGGCGGATGGCGTCCTTTATCGAAAATCATTCATGGGCCCATTACTACGCT ATTTGGATTACCATTGCGCATCATTTCCGACAATGGTACAAACTTCGCCGCAGAAGATcttcaaaaatggttcaaagaaatgaaGATCGAGCACAACTTTACCTCCGTTGCGCATCCTCAAGCGAACGGTCAGGTAGAGAGCGTAAACAAACAAATCGTTGACGGCATAAAAGCGCGACTTGGGACAGCGCGCAGAGGGTGGGTTGACGAACTTCCCAGCATCCTCTGGGCACATCGAACAATGCCAAAGACTAGCACCGGAGAAACTCCGTTCAGTCTAGTCTATGGGTCTGAGGCCGTCATTCCAGCTGAGATAGGTTTACCATCACCGCGCATGTTAGCCATGGAAAAACAGAACAACGAACAAGAGCGAAGAATGGATTTGGATCTTCTGGAAGAGAGGCGCGAGAACGCCGCCATAACGGAAGCAAGGTACAAATCCAAGCTCGAAAAATATTACAATGCCCGCGTGCGTGTTTGCACCTTTGGCCCCGGCGATTTTTTCTTGCGCGACAATGAGGCTTCAAACGCTGAAAAGCCCGACAAATTAGCGCCAAGgtgggaaggaccatacgtcATTAACAAGGTCCTAGGCAAGGGGGCATATACCCTAAAAAGGATCGATGGGACCCTAGTCCCCCGCACCTGGAACGCACAACAATTGCGCAGGTGTTACATATGA